From Microcystis aeruginosa NIES-2549, a single genomic window includes:
- a CDS encoding protochlorophyllide reductase: protein MVQDQKPTVIITGTTSGVGLYAAKSLAQRGWFVVMACRDIPKMEQAAKELNIPRDNYCIEFIDLGSLDSVRRFVKNFRALGRSLTALVCNAAIYLPLLKEPLRSPDGYELSMATNHLGHFLLSNLLLEDLKNSLSPDRRLVILGTVTHNPDELGGKIPPRPDLGDLEGFAKGFKEPITMADGKKFESVKAYKDSKVCNVLTMRELHKRYHESTGITFTSLYPGCVADTPLFRNHYPFFQQFFPWFQKNITGGYVSQELAGERVAMVVADPEYRQSGAYWSWGNRQKKEGKSFVQRVSPQARDDERGAKMWEYSAKLVGLA, encoded by the coding sequence ATGGTACAAGATCAAAAACCCACGGTGATCATTACTGGGACAACTTCTGGAGTCGGTCTCTACGCCGCTAAATCCCTTGCTCAAAGAGGTTGGTTTGTGGTTATGGCCTGTCGGGATATCCCGAAAATGGAACAGGCGGCCAAGGAATTAAACATTCCCCGGGATAACTACTGTATTGAATTTATCGACCTCGGTTCCCTCGATAGCGTCCGGCGCTTCGTTAAAAATTTCCGGGCCTTGGGCAGATCTCTAACCGCTTTAGTCTGTAATGCCGCTATCTATCTGCCTTTGCTCAAAGAACCCTTAAGAAGTCCCGACGGTTATGAATTGAGCATGGCCACCAATCATTTAGGTCATTTCCTGCTGTCGAATTTGCTCTTGGAAGATCTAAAAAATTCTCTCTCTCCCGACCGCCGTTTAGTCATTCTCGGCACTGTCACCCATAATCCCGATGAATTAGGTGGTAAAATTCCTCCTCGTCCTGATTTGGGCGATTTAGAAGGGTTTGCCAAGGGTTTCAAAGAGCCGATTACTATGGCCGACGGCAAAAAATTTGAATCGGTCAAAGCCTACAAAGATAGTAAGGTGTGTAATGTTCTCACCATGCGGGAACTGCACAAACGTTATCACGAATCCACCGGAATCACTTTTACTTCCCTCTATCCGGGTTGTGTGGCCGACACACCGCTTTTCCGCAATCATTACCCCTTTTTCCAGCAGTTTTTCCCCTGGTTCCAGAAAAATATCACCGGTGGCTATGTTTCCCAAGAATTAGCTGGGGAAAGAGTCGCTATGGTGGTTGCTGACCCCGAATACCGTCAATCCGGTGCTTACTGGAGTTGGGGTAACCGTCAGAAAAAAGAGGGTAAATCCTTTGTTCAAAGGGTTTCTCCTCAAGCTCGCGACGATGAAAGAGGCGCAAAAATGTGGGAATACAGCGCTAAATTAGTCGGATTAGCCTAA
- a CDS encoding esterase-like activity of phytase family protein: MFFWIEIMKSPSRFFIGIAGSITVGFLATSSVQASPLNLQFLGQSIVPTGLIPSGPAGTVNGVSVPVGGLSGITYDPAGNNFYIISDDRSQNGPARFYTATINPTLFNVNGTNSGVTFTGVTPLLQTNGQTFPALSLDPEGIALVGSNLYISSEGEVSNNQILDPFVNRFALANGQQNDTLPIPNQFIPAPNPIPTTSGVRNNLALESLTTTPDQRFLFTASENALVQDGPAATPTNGSPSRILQYDLANGQPIAQFLYNTDPIALPPTIPSLFDVNGLVDLLALDNSGKRFLSLERSFSITPGNTGYTVKIYEVSLEGATDISAFPSINGVSGIVAAQKTLLFDLTSLNIPIDNVEGITFGPDLPNGKRSIILVSDNNFTQLQFTQFLAFSVETVPEPSTLAGLLVIGCGVILVKKRES; the protein is encoded by the coding sequence ATGTTTTTTTGGATAGAAATCATGAAATCCCCCTCTCGTTTTTTCATCGGGATCGCCGGAAGCATAACGGTCGGTTTCCTTGCTACCTCGTCGGTTCAAGCTTCGCCTTTAAATTTACAATTTCTCGGTCAATCGATTGTTCCCACGGGGTTGATTCCCTCAGGCCCAGCGGGAACCGTGAACGGTGTCTCCGTTCCGGTCGGGGGATTATCGGGCATTACCTACGATCCGGCGGGTAATAACTTTTACATCATCTCGGACGATCGCTCTCAGAACGGCCCGGCGCGTTTCTACACCGCAACGATCAATCCGACGCTATTTAATGTTAATGGGACGAATAGCGGCGTTACCTTTACCGGTGTTACCCCACTGTTACAGACTAACGGGCAAACTTTCCCCGCGCTGAGTCTCGATCCAGAAGGGATCGCGCTCGTGGGTTCTAATCTGTATATTTCCTCCGAAGGGGAGGTCTCTAACAATCAGATTCTCGATCCCTTTGTCAATCGATTCGCGCTGGCCAACGGTCAACAGAACGATACTTTACCGATTCCAAACCAGTTTATCCCCGCGCCGAACCCGATTCCCACCACAAGCGGGGTTCGCAATAATCTGGCTCTAGAAAGTCTGACCACCACCCCAGATCAGCGATTCCTGTTCACGGCCTCCGAGAACGCGCTTGTGCAGGATGGGCCGGCTGCGACGCCAACGAACGGTTCTCCCTCACGGATATTGCAGTACGATCTCGCTAATGGACAGCCGATCGCTCAATTCCTCTACAATACCGATCCAATCGCCCTTCCCCCGACTATTCCAAGCCTTTTCGATGTCAACGGACTCGTCGATTTACTGGCACTTGATAATAGTGGCAAACGCTTTCTCTCCCTAGAACGTTCTTTCTCCATAACACCGGGGAATACGGGCTATACTGTGAAAATCTACGAGGTTTCCCTGGAGGGGGCCACCGATATTAGTGCCTTTCCCAGTATTAATGGGGTTTCGGGTATCGTGGCCGCCCAGAAAACCCTATTATTCGATCTGACCTCGTTAAATATCCCCATCGATAACGTGGAGGGGATTACCTTCGGCCCCGATTTACCGAACGGCAAGCGATCAATAATTCTCGTCAGCGACAATAACTTTACCCAGCTCCAATTTACTCAATTTCTCGCCTTTAGCGTGGAAACTGTACCCGAACCCTCAACCCTCGCAGGATTGCTGGTGATCGGTTGCGGTGTCATTCTAGTCAAAAAACGGGAAAGCTAA
- a CDS encoding IS5-like element ISMae6 family transposase: MYRKSELPSTPPENFELPFEGKLSQDNRWVIMANLIPWSEFEAEYASLFSEEMGTPAKTFRTALGALIIKEKLGTSDRETVEQIKENPYLQYFLGFSSYSNEPRFEASMLVHFRERITLELINKVNRFMVKNSREIKEEENTEKKLESETQSQPENRGKLILDASCAPADISYPTDLNLLNQGRKQTEKIIDILYETLKGKLVQKPRTYRLLARKSYLEVAKKRKPTVKQRRKALKRQLQYLKRNLDHIEQLLAEGASLQSLKKRDYKLLLVVTEVYRQQLWMYQNNKQSIEDRIVSLTQPHIRPIVRGKAGKPVEFGAKFSASCIDGYIFLDRISWDNFNESGDLKAQIEAYYDYTGYYPESVHVDKIYRTRENRAWCKERGIRISGPPLGRPAKNVSKEQKKQATDDERIRNCIEGKFGQGKRRFSLGKVMAKLPHTSFSAIAITFLVMNLSNLLRQVFWAFLCLKWKNSTFSRSMIRISYNLKINQQLKLMLVAK, encoded by the coding sequence ATGTACCGTAAAAGCGAGTTACCCTCAACCCCACCAGAAAACTTCGAGCTGCCCTTTGAGGGGAAATTATCCCAAGACAATCGTTGGGTAATTATGGCCAACCTCATTCCCTGGTCAGAATTTGAAGCGGAATACGCATCACTTTTTTCAGAAGAAATGGGCACACCCGCCAAAACATTCAGGACAGCACTCGGAGCATTAATTATTAAAGAAAAATTAGGAACAAGCGATAGAGAAACGGTAGAACAAATCAAAGAAAATCCTTATTTACAATACTTCTTGGGGTTTTCATCCTACAGCAATGAACCCCGGTTTGAAGCGTCAATGTTGGTTCACTTTCGAGAAAGAATCACTCTGGAACTAATTAATAAAGTGAATCGCTTTATGGTCAAAAATTCGAGAGAAATAAAAGAAGAAGAAAACACCGAAAAAAAGTTAGAGAGCGAAACCCAAAGTCAACCAGAAAATCGAGGTAAATTAATTTTAGATGCCAGTTGTGCGCCCGCAGATATTAGTTATCCTACGGATTTAAACCTGTTAAATCAAGGAAGAAAACAAACCGAAAAAATTATTGATATTCTCTATGAAACTTTAAAAGGAAAACTTGTTCAAAAACCGAGAACCTATCGTCTTCTAGCCAGAAAAAGTTATTTAGAAGTAGCGAAAAAAAGAAAACCTACCGTCAAACAAAGACGAAAAGCTCTGAAAAGACAACTGCAATATCTGAAAAGAAATCTCGACCATATTGAACAACTTTTAGCAGAAGGAGCCTCTCTACAAAGCTTGAAAAAAAGAGACTATAAACTGTTGTTAGTAGTCACAGAAGTTTATCGTCAACAACTCTGGATGTACCAAAATAACAAACAGAGTATTGAAGACAGAATTGTCAGCTTAACTCAACCCCACATCCGTCCGATAGTCAGAGGAAAAGCTGGAAAACCCGTAGAATTTGGGGCTAAATTCTCAGCAAGCTGTATAGATGGTTACATATTTTTAGACCGAATTAGTTGGGATAACTTTAATGAATCAGGAGATTTAAAAGCACAAATAGAAGCTTATTATGACTATACAGGATACTATCCAGAATCAGTTCATGTGGACAAAATTTATCGAACCAGAGAAAACCGAGCTTGGTGTAAAGAAAGGGGAATCAGAATCAGTGGTCCCCCATTAGGAAGACCAGCCAAAAATGTTAGTAAAGAACAAAAGAAACAAGCTACCGATGATGAGAGGATTCGGAATTGTATAGAGGGCAAATTTGGACAGGGGAAAAGAAGATTTAGCTTAGGTAAAGTGATGGCTAAACTTCCTCATACTTCCTTTTCAGCGATTGCTATTACTTTTTTAGTCATGAATCTTTCTAACCTGTTGAGGCAGGTTTTTTGGGCTTTTTTATGTCTGAAATGGAAAAACAGCACTTTTTCTCGGTCAATGATTAGGATAAGTTATAACTTAAAAATTAATCAACAACTAAAGCTTATGCTTGTAGCTAAGTGA
- a CDS encoding PIN domain-containing protein, translating to MKEKSIIISTQIINEVSCNLLKKHKLDEKQLFKLIVSFYSKYQVISFNLDIFESASNLIIQYHLSFWDSLVIACALFYDANILYSEDMQDGLIINKKFTIINPFKQ from the coding sequence ATTAAAGAAAAGTCCATCATTATCAGTACCCAAATAATTAATGAGGTTTCTTGTAATTTACTTAAAAAGCATAAGCTTGATGAAAAACAACTGTTTAAATTAATTGTTTCCTTTTATAGCAAATATCAAGTTATCTCATTTAATCTTGATATTTTTGAATCTGCATCTAATCTGATAATTCAATACCATCTATCATTTTGGGATAGTTTAGTGATTGCTTGCGCTTTATTTTATGATGCAAATATTTTGTATTCAGAAGATATGCAAGATGGTTTAATTATTAATAAAAAATTCACTATTATTAATCCCTTTAAGCAATAA
- a CDS encoding beta strand repeat-containing protein: MAIIYVKSGSTGNGSAWNNAYGGLASAITAAQAGDEIWVSAGTYKPTTGTDRTASFTLKNNVGIYGGFAGTETAVNQRNITTNVTILSGEIGVAGIADNSYHVVTGSSTNNTAILDGFTITKGNANGTTGNQGTGGGMYVNNGSPTVRNTVFIDNNATSGGGLYNEQGSNPFLSDVRFEFNTATDGAAIYNRLSSPFITNATFRLNTAVNNGGALYNASSSSPTVTNAVFTRNTATTADGGAVYNISSLPNFTNTDFSGNVAARGGAISNNSSTIGLSNSIIYGNQDRRGTGPEIFNNGGTINTNNSIIKGGVFNGTDVDPKFVNASGDDLRLLAGSPAIDTGNSASLPTDRQDIDADGNTTEATPLDLARNPRIAGSSVDIGAFEGATTPPTATKRIIYVNAAATGGNSGTSWTNAFTDLQAALNAAPLLGDEIWVAAGTYKPTTTTDRTATFTLKNQVKVYGGFAGTETTLEQRNVTNNVTTLSGDIGGTTNAQDNVYHVVTASFTNNTTVLDGFTIAAGNANGTGTDQNNGGGIFINDGTPVLSNLIFDNNNASANGGGLFNTGASNPTLTNVTFRNNNAANGGGIFNTGSSNPTLTNATFTSNNASSQGGAIYNNSSNPTLNTATFTNNTATNSGGAIFNTSSNPTLNNVTFTNNRTTASSGGGGALYNGSSSNPTLNQVSFQQNSSANGGAIFNTSSSPILTDVTFGSNSATNGGAISNNSSYTAGGTNFHLTRVTFTNNSASFQGGAIFNASSNPRMTNITFTGNTTTDPANGGTGSDQGGAIYNTSSNPTINSTTFSQNSANSDGGAIYNYYSSPTLTDITFTNNSSVNGSGGAVYNTYYTTATLTNANFNLNSANNGFGGAIYGSSSSVINLTQNNFQQNSASSGGAIYNSSSSSNLTNVSFSQNAASSNGGAIYSTSSSSTQTNVTFSRNNAISQGGAIWINGSGANTLVNTSFYGNASSSGSAIFNSGTAPTLRNSIIWGHGGTAIVGSPTITNSIVQGGYTGTGNVTVDPLTTPATAIFVDPNFDDLRLKSGSPAIDAGSNTFLPADSRDLDKDGNTTEPLSQDLGNNPRVNGTTVDIGAYEFTPPVNQPPVITNKTFTIAKSSAVGATVGTVPISDPENNPFTVTITNGNTDTDNDGTRPFAISNAGVITVTDPGDFGTNTSFNLTIAASDGSATGTGNAVINLNSPPTVNNATFSIVNNSAVGATVGTVTASDPENNPLTFSITNGNTDTDNDGTRPFAINNSGVITVTDPGDFGTNNSFNLTVTANDGNATGNGAIVVNLTSPVNRPPVVNDAVFSISKTSPNGTVVGTINATDPDNNPLTYSITAGNPDTDGDTIKAFAISNTGVITVTDTNDVSAQTNPFNLTIQASDGALTDTGIATVNLNNVNPLSFQLKLYEDNNGTVGSEITGNNPILGNSFFAEILVGDIRTNAAGLIINSLDFGFAADVAQNINNFADIGNVNSPLVTSSFPLFRGGTLDNTNGLIDNLSGGSVPQASQGSAIGVNQLNRFSLLRFNVVGTRDNSNLNLTFDPSQIGFADGTFADPNGTLSLTRNIIINDAPIVGSINNVNLAERNAAGTVVVAGNLVEATDDNYGQTPTFSLSTSPKDGSGNDLFAINATTGEITLTQAGSNTIDYESGVISYQLGVKATDGYKLSTEKTFNVNITNVNEGTIVVDKNAITFGTKLSQYRQGATDSLFVRPNFADRTQYIDITNTAVGTNDVLAIAGITVNAQNVTTDANFANGDILLNPGQTRRIALAYTPKAARENFNLANGLVINSNAQNNSALNIQLTGKSTFNSDISYDGRVNLTDLNTLQRPGLFGSSSGQTNYDPTADITGDGRINLSELVPLNSEFGLVI, translated from the coding sequence ATGGCTATCATCTACGTTAAATCCGGTTCTACTGGTAATGGTTCAGCGTGGAATAATGCTTATGGCGGTTTAGCAAGTGCCATAACTGCGGCACAAGCTGGCGATGAGATTTGGGTGTCTGCGGGTACTTATAAACCCACGACGGGGACTGACAGAACCGCGAGTTTTACCCTAAAAAATAATGTCGGGATTTATGGCGGATTCGCCGGAACAGAAACCGCAGTAAATCAGCGTAATATTACCACTAATGTCACCATTTTAAGCGGTGAAATTGGTGTAGCGGGGATTGCGGATAATTCTTATCATGTTGTTACAGGAAGTAGTACGAATAATACAGCGATTCTCGACGGTTTTACGATTACGAAAGGGAATGCGAACGGTACGACGGGAAATCAGGGTACTGGTGGCGGAATGTACGTCAATAATGGCAGTCCTACCGTCAGAAATACAGTTTTTATTGATAATAATGCTACTTCTGGAGGTGGATTATACAACGAGCAGGGAAGCAATCCTTTTCTGTCGGATGTACGGTTTGAATTTAATACTGCTACGGATGGAGCGGCGATTTATAATCGTTTGAGTAGTCCCTTCATTACTAATGCCACTTTTCGACTGAATACGGCGGTTAATAACGGTGGTGCGCTTTACAATGCTAGTAGTAGTAGTCCTACGGTGACTAATGCTGTTTTTACCCGAAATACAGCGACTACAGCCGATGGGGGTGCAGTTTACAATATCTCAAGTCTTCCTAATTTCACTAATACTGATTTTAGTGGGAATGTGGCGGCGCGAGGAGGCGCGATTTCTAATAATTCTAGTACCATTGGTTTAAGTAATAGTATTATCTACGGAAACCAAGATCGACGTGGTACAGGACCCGAAATTTTTAACAATGGCGGTACGATTAATACGAACAATAGCATCATTAAGGGCGGTGTCTTTAATGGTACGGATGTTGATCCCAAATTTGTTAACGCGAGTGGGGATGATTTACGCTTATTAGCAGGTTCTCCAGCTATAGATACAGGTAATTCTGCCTCATTACCAACGGATCGTCAAGATATTGATGCAGATGGCAATACTACAGAAGCTACGCCTTTAGATTTGGCGCGTAATCCCCGTATTGCTGGTTCTAGTGTGGATATTGGCGCGTTTGAGGGTGCAACTACGCCACCAACGGCGACTAAGCGCATTATTTATGTGAACGCGGCAGCGACAGGGGGTAATAGTGGTACTTCTTGGACGAATGCGTTTACTGATTTACAAGCAGCGTTAAATGCTGCACCCTTATTAGGGGATGAAATTTGGGTGGCTGCGGGTACTTATAAACCGACGACAACCACAGACAGGACAGCAACTTTTACCCTGAAAAACCAAGTTAAGGTTTATGGGGGTTTTGCTGGAACTGAAACGACTTTAGAGCAGCGAAATGTTACCAATAATGTCACTACTTTAAGTGGCGATATTGGAGGAACAACGAATGCTCAGGATAATGTTTATCACGTTGTTACTGCGAGTTTTACCAATAATACAACGGTGTTAGATGGGTTTACCATTGCAGCAGGTAATGCCAATGGTACGGGAACGGATCAAAATAATGGCGGTGGTATTTTTATCAATGATGGTACTCCGGTTTTGAGTAACCTAATTTTTGATAATAATAATGCTTCTGCTAATGGCGGAGGATTATTTAACACAGGTGCAAGTAATCCTACCTTAACTAATGTTACTTTCCGTAATAATAATGCTGCCAATGGTGGAGGTATTTTTAACACGGGTAGCAGTAATCCTACCCTGACAAATGCGACATTTACTAGCAATAATGCCAGTAGTCAAGGTGGTGCGATTTACAACAATAGTAGTAATCCCACTCTCAATACTGCTACTTTTACCAACAATACAGCCACGAATAGTGGTGGTGCAATTTTCAATACCAGTAGCAATCCTACCCTCAATAATGTCACCTTCACTAATAACCGAACAACTGCATCTAGCGGTGGTGGTGGAGCGCTTTACAATGGTAGTAGCAGTAATCCCACCCTCAATCAAGTTAGCTTTCAACAAAACAGTTCGGCTAATGGGGGTGCAATCTTCAATACCAGTAGCAGTCCTATCCTAACTGATGTAACTTTTGGTAGTAATAGTGCTACTAATGGTGGTGCTATTTCTAACAACAGTAGCTATACAGCAGGGGGGACTAATTTTCATCTAACACGAGTTACTTTTACTAACAATAGTGCTAGTTTTCAAGGTGGGGCAATCTTTAACGCCAGTAGTAATCCCAGAATGACCAATATAACCTTTACTGGGAATACAACCACTGATCCAGCTAATGGTGGAACTGGAAGTGATCAAGGAGGTGCTATTTACAACACGAGTAGTAATCCCACTATCAATAGCACTACATTTAGTCAGAACAGCGCAAATAGCGATGGTGGTGCTATTTATAATTACTATAGTAGCCCAACTTTGACTGATATTACCTTCACCAACAACAGTAGCGTTAATGGTAGTGGTGGTGCAGTTTACAACACATATTACACCACTGCTACTCTAACCAACGCTAACTTTAATTTGAATAGTGCTAACAATGGTTTTGGTGGTGCTATCTATGGTAGCAGTAGCAGTGTCATTAATCTAACTCAGAATAATTTCCAACAAAATAGTGCTAGTAGTGGTGGTGCGATTTACAACAGTAGCAGTAGTTCCAATCTGACCAATGTTAGCTTTAGTCAAAATGCTGCTAGTAGTAACGGTGGCGCAATTTATTCTACAAGTAGCAGTTCTACCCAAACTAATGTTACCTTCAGCCGTAATAATGCTATCAGTCAAGGGGGAGCAATTTGGATTAATGGAAGTGGTGCTAATACCTTAGTTAATACCAGTTTTTATGGCAATGCGTCCAGTAGCGGTAGTGCCATCTTTAATAGTGGAACTGCTCCTACTCTCCGTAATAGCATCATTTGGGGACATGGAGGAACAGCTATTGTCGGAAGTCCTACCATCACCAATAGTATCGTACAGGGAGGATATACCGGAACAGGAAACGTCACCGTTGATCCTTTAACAACTCCTGCAACTGCAATATTTGTTGATCCCAACTTCGATGACTTACGCTTAAAAAGCGGTTCCCCTGCGATTGATGCAGGTAGCAATACTTTCCTCCCCGCAGACAGTCGAGACTTAGACAAAGACGGAAACACCACCGAACCCCTCTCCCAAGACTTAGGGAATAATCCTCGCGTTAACGGTACTACAGTTGATATAGGTGCTTATGAATTTACACCCCCCGTCAATCAACCTCCTGTTATCACTAACAAAACCTTTACCATTGCTAAAAGTAGTGCAGTGGGTGCTACCGTTGGTACTGTCCCCATTAGTGACCCCGAAAATAACCCTTTCACCGTCACTATTACTAATGGTAATACTGACACAGATAACGACGGAACTCGTCCTTTTGCCATCAGTAACGCAGGAGTAATTACCGTTACTGACCCTGGTGATTTTGGCACAAATACAAGCTTTAATCTGACCATTGCTGCTAGTGATGGTAGCGCGACAGGAACAGGTAATGCAGTTATTAACTTAAATAGTCCGCCTACTGTTAATAACGCCACCTTCTCTATTGTTAACAACAGTGCGGTGGGTGCAACTGTTGGTACTGTCACCGCCAGCGACCCGGAAAACAATCCCTTGACATTTAGCATTACTAATGGTAATACGGACACAGATAATGACGGAACTCGTCCTTTTGCCATCAACAACTCAGGGGTAATTACCGTTACCGACCCCGGTGATTTTGGGACAAATAACAGCTTTAATTTAACCGTCACCGCGAATGATGGTAACGCCACAGGAAACGGTGCAATTGTTGTTAACCTAACCAGTCCTGTCAACCGTCCCCCAGTGGTTAATGATGCTGTGTTTAGCATTTCTAAAACCAGTCCTAACGGTACAGTCGTCGGCACAATTAACGCCACTGACCCCGACAATAACCCCTTAACCTACAGTATCACCGCCGGAAATCCCGATACTGATGGGGACACTATCAAAGCCTTTGCTATTAGTAACACTGGGGTAATTACCGTTACCGATACTAATGATGTCAGCGCACAAACTAACCCCTTTAACCTGACAATTCAAGCCAGTGACGGCGCTTTAACCGATACGGGTATCGCTACCGTTAACCTAAATAATGTCAATCCTCTCAGCTTCCAACTGAAACTATATGAGGATAATAACGGGACAGTTGGCAGTGAAATTACTGGGAACAATCCCATTCTCGGTAATAGCTTCTTTGCGGAAATCCTCGTCGGTGATATTCGTACCAATGCAGCCGGTTTAATCATTAATTCCCTTGATTTTGGCTTCGCCGCTGATGTTGCTCAAAATATCAATAACTTCGCCGATATTGGCAATGTCAACAGTCCCCTAGTTACTTCTAGTTTCCCCCTATTCCGAGGCGGGACTTTAGATAATACTAACGGACTAATTGATAACTTAAGTGGCGGTTCCGTCCCTCAAGCAAGTCAAGGTTCAGCGATTGGGGTCAATCAATTAAATCGCTTTAGTCTGCTACGATTTAATGTAGTCGGGACACGGGACAACTCCAACTTAAACCTCACCTTTGATCCTTCCCAAATTGGTTTTGCTGATGGCACATTTGCTGATCCTAATGGTACTTTAAGCTTAACCCGTAATATCATTATCAATGATGCTCCCATCGTCGGTAGCATTAACAACGTCAACCTCGCCGAAAGAAACGCAGCAGGTACAGTAGTAGTAGCCGGTAACTTAGTCGAAGCAACCGATGATAATTACGGACAAACTCCCACCTTTAGCCTCAGTACCTCTCCTAAAGATGGCTCAGGAAATGACCTTTTTGCTATCAATGCAACCACTGGAGAAATTACCCTCACTCAAGCAGGTTCTAATACCATTGACTATGAAAGTGGAGTAATATCCTATCAATTGGGAGTCAAAGCAACCGATGGTTATAAACTCTCTACGGAAAAGACATTTAACGTTAATATTACTAACGTTAATGAAGGGACAATCGTAGTAGATAAAAACGCCATCACCTTCGGCACAAAACTCTCCCAATACCGCCAAGGTGCAACCGATAGCCTCTTTGTCCGTCCCAATTTTGCTGACCGAACCCAATACATTGATATTACTAATACCGCAGTGGGAACTAACGATGTACTCGCCATTGCTGGTATTACTGTCAACGCACAAAATGTCACCACAGATGCCAATTTTGCCAATGGAGACATACTGCTAAACCCCGGACAAACTCGACGTATTGCTTTAGCATATACACCCAAAGCAGCGCGAGAAAACTTTAATTTGGCTAACGGTTTAGTCATCAACAGTAATGCTCAAAACAATTCCGCTTTGAACATTCAACTAACAGGGAAATCAACCTTTAACAGTGATATTTCCTACGATGGACGGGTGAATTTAACCGACTTAAACACCTTACAACGTCCGGGGTTATTCGGTAGTAGCAGTGGACAAACTAACTATGACCCTACTGCTGATATTACTGGAGATGGAAGAATTAATCTGTCCGAATTGGTTCCCTTAAATTCTGAATTTGGGTTAGTTATTTAG
- a CDS encoding type II toxin-antitoxin system HicB family antitoxin has product MAQIKYRMVIQWSDEDNCFLVALPDFPGQYWRTHGDTYEEAVANGKEAIESLMIAYQADNEPLPEPLFCRMV; this is encoded by the coding sequence ATGGCACAAATTAAATATCGCATGGTGATTCAATGGTCTGATGAAGATAATTGTTTTTTGGTTGCATTGCCTGATTTTCCAGGGCAATATTGGCGTACTCATGGAGATACTTATGAGGAAGCTGTCGCTAATGGAAAAGAAGCTATAGAATCCCTAATGATTGCTTATCAAGCAGATAATGAACCCTTACCTGAACCTTTATTTTGTAGGATGGTTTAG
- a CDS encoding PEP-CTERM sorting domain-containing protein has product MSSLTTQFNLKTDNSGLVGTIINSPLRVGDRFFVEILMENSDINPVGITSSAINLSFDPRSIQNIDNPFTPSDINSPLVTSRFPFGRTGILDNTNGSITNLGGGAFPLAGIGSPLGINQLDTFSLLHFQVIGNGNSSLVLNIDLSQTGFSDGSVASYSGNQSQFIKIVQVGSSTAIPEPSTILAIVILGLGVLLSKKRNQDNSNDG; this is encoded by the coding sequence ATGTCTAGTCTGACTACTCAATTCAACCTCAAAACTGATAATAGTGGCCTAGTGGGAACTATTATTAATAGTCCTCTCCGTGTAGGCGATAGATTTTTTGTAGAAATTTTAATGGAAAATAGTGATATTAATCCAGTCGGTATCACTAGCAGTGCCATTAATTTATCCTTCGATCCTCGCTCAATTCAAAACATCGATAATCCTTTCACTCCCTCAGATATCAATAGTCCTCTTGTTACCTCTAGGTTCCCCTTTGGACGGACGGGAATCTTAGACAATACCAATGGTTCAATTACTAACTTAGGCGGCGGTGCTTTCCCCTTAGCAGGCATTGGTTCACCTCTGGGAATTAATCAATTGGATACTTTTAGTTTATTGCACTTCCAAGTAATCGGCAATGGTAATTCTAGTCTGGTACTTAATATTGATTTATCTCAAACTGGTTTTAGCGATGGCAGTGTTGCCAGTTATTCTGGCAATCAAAGTCAGTTTATAAAAATAGTTCAAGTGGGTTCATCGACAGCTATTCCCGAACCTTCTACAATTTTGGCAATAGTAATATTAGGGTTAGGTGTATTGCTGTCTAAAAAGCGCAATCAAGACAATAGTAATGATGGTTAA